The DNA window TGGTCATACCTCCCTTTCAAACCTATCCACAATTCAAGTAGATCTTTCACTGTTAAGTATTCAACCTTCAAGCTTTCATCAAGATGATGACGAAGGAAAATCATAGCATTCGCTTTATCCTGACTTGATGCCTTATTTCCTTCAATTATACAATCACCAAGACCCTTAGCGGTAAGGTGAATTTCAGCATCAAGTACCCATGACAAATAGTTCTTTCTAGAAATGTCAAGTGCCACAAATTCAATCTTTGACAAATTCGACATGATGAAAACTAACTCTAAAAGAAAGTTGAttaacttttaggaattaatttcaaattaagtaGGTCTCAGTTGGTTAGAGACTTGTGTTGATAATGTGTTGTAAAATGAgagcaaaatataataatactaaacAAGTAAGGAAGACAAATTGTGATGGAAAGTATAGAGGAGAGAGTATTCTTTTATCTCTTCAAGTATGTATTTCCTAAGGGTGAAGACTACCCTTTTATAGAATGTTTAAACGAGcaaatgacataaatggtcCCTAAACTATCCtagtaggtctaaaatggtccTTTAACTATACATTTGACGGATATGGTCCTTTAACTATCCACCCTTTTGTCAAGTTTGGTTTCCATCCACTCTTTTTAAAAACTGTTAGTTAACACCGTTAATCTGTTAAGTCAATCTGTATTGACTTTCTTTTTCGTCATTTCTTTTGTCCATTATCTCACTATTTCCTCactttttttctcaattcttttctttattgTCTTATTGCAATTAAGTCGTTGGTCGTTATTTCATGCGAGTTAAAGTAAAATGCAAAGTAGCGAACACAATTGAGAAAATATTGTGAGCAAAAATACGATTCTATTTTCATGTTAATAATCGGTCATTACATCAATGAAATTGCATAAAATtgtagaaaaattcaaaaatcagcAACTAAATTGAACTATAGTGCTCTGTTTTCAACAATTGTTGTGCAGAAAATAACTTaaactacaacaaaaaatagCAGCTATCAAACTTTGATCGAATTGCAGCACCagaacacccaaaaaaaaaacagctccCAAAACGTCACCAAACTGCTGCACATACAGCTCCAAAAAGGTCACCAAACTGCTGCACAAACAGCAGCACCAACCACCAAAAATCAGCACCAAACTGCACAAAACACAGCTCCAAAAACGTCACCAAACTGCACAAAAACAGCTCCAAATTGAGAGAGAGTGTGTACTGAACGACGTTTGTTGACGGTATTCATAAAAAGTGGATGGAAACCAAATTTGACAAAAAGGTGAATAGTTAAAGGACCATATCCATCAACTGTATAGTTAAGAgaccattttagacctactaGAATAGTTTAGGgaccatttatgtcatttgCTCTGTTTAAACCATCCTTTTACAACATTTGATAATACGTtactataatatttaattaatataataaatagacacattatGTTAGGATAGATTAAGAGAAACATCCACACAATTAAGTGAATTTGTAACAGGAGCAAATATTTAGGAAGAGTCACAACAAAATAATTGATCTCAAAAGAATATTTACCGTGCagtttagtttagttttttttttcttttaataattctgAGTTCCGTTTTTTTGGAGCATTTtcagaaattttaaattaataggaattattatattttaaataatattattttttaattttgtcattgtttttatttatttttatgttttaaataataaattttctttaaaaaaattatcatattttaatcGGTTACATCAATTCAAATTCATTGTTatccaaattattattattatttaacaatttgcacttatatttttaaattctatttcaaaataggaaattttaaaattcaaattaaaaaaaaatcgtggAAACTAACTAATATGCAATTCAAATTGATATTAGCTATATTTGGATAACaatgaatttgaattgaataattaaatatatgatTAGTTTGAAGAAGAATAAGATAATTAAATGGTTTAAATATAAAACAGTTATTTATGGTTTCAGATTctcaattcaaaattaaataattctataaaatattttaaaaataattaaaaattaaaatataataactttCCAAAAAAGGGAATCACACACCCTATTTTTTAGaaccattttaaaattatttggtttattttttaaaacttctttaGCAACGTGTAATAgtggatataatttgttttcattttttctaaaacttcatatttctaataataataatactaataataataataattaatatttatttctaaaagtgaaattttagatctttatttttttaaaactaattaagtttTCAACGTGTAATAgtggatataatttgttttcattttttctaaaatttcatatttgttatttcatttttttggcaatcaatattgaaattttagtaatttgtatattataaatgtttttctcttctttttattttgccttttaaaaaattgtttaaatcaAGATTCAGAACCTGTatgaatattaaatttttatttttatctcctaATATATTGAAATCAAATATCTTAAAAgtaatttgtttttttccttgttCCATCCACTCCACGTTTCCTGCTAATATATAATCACATGattaatacattttaatatttgaaactatatGTAAGAGATTCTTATGGAATGGTGATGCACAAACTAAAGGGAAAGCTCTTGTATCATGAGATAAATTATGTTGGCCAAAGATTGCTGGTGGACTGATGTGTATATGTGGAATAAAGCAGCAATACTCAAATATTTGTGGGACCTGTCTAAGAAAAAAGATAAGTTATGGATAGTATGGGTCCATACTTACTACATCAAAGATAAGAGACCATGGGAAGTGCAAGCTAAACAAGCTTCTTGGGTTGTGAGGAAAATCCTACAAGCAGGGTATTGGATATCAGAAGCAGGATTAAAGTGACAGAGGTTATGGAGGTTGAAACATTCACAATTAAGGACATGTATAAAACACTTAGAGGTGAGTTGAGCAAGGTGCCATGGAGAAGAATGATATGCAACAATCAAGGCAGTCCCAAATGGACATTCATCCTATACTTGGCTATACAAAGGAGATTGTACACAAAAGACAGGCTAGACAAATGGGGGATAAACACTGATTCAATTGGCGCAATGTGTAAAGCAGAACCTGAAACACACCAACACCTATTTTTTGCATGCAGTGTGGCAAATGTGATATGGCAAAGACTACTTCAATGGTTGTCCATCACCAGAAGTAGTGCAGGGTGGACTGAAGAGATAGAATGGGAAACACTGCATGCTAACAGGAAATCAATACAAGATGAAGTGTATAGAATGACATTAGCTGCAGCTCTTTATTACATATGACATCACAGAATTTTTCAGCAAAAGGAGAGGAGCATAGAGGAAATTATAAAGCAAATCATTCAGGAAATTCATTGTAGAAGTAGCATGAATCCTAGACTGGCTAGTGCAATGCATAAACTAAATTTTTATCCTTAGTAGAAATTCTAGCATAGAGCCTGGGCAAGGCAAAGGTGATGGGCTTTGAGACTTGGAATTATGTCCGTGTCCTAAGCTTCAAATTTGTACATATTTGAAAATCTAGTAATACAATTacaattaccaaaaaaaataatatttgaattcaaattttaaatttgaagtagttagattagaaaataaattattagaaagataattatttttaatattttaaaatcaaatattaaagaTCTGTGATTTCTTCATTGTTGacatgtaatttttaaaaaataataatcatatttcttttaattgtGGGGTCGAGACTATGATGTTTTTCCTCtccaattatatatattgatagatAACTGCCCAATTCCCCAAAATACCCCTACAAACCCCAAGTAATGAGAAGCTCTCCTTAAACCCTTGCTAACAGCAGCAGCAGTAGCAGTCTCCAAATTATGTACATGCATTTCCTCCTCCGTCGAACGCACCACCACCAGCGTCAACAATGGCGGACACTATTCGACGATGCCCTTTCCATCAAACATGTAAGAGATCGTGGATTGGACCACGCTGTCGAAAGAGAAAAGAATCTCAAACCACTTCTCAACATCAAGAATCTTATCAAATCTGAACCATCGAAATCTATTCCCTTAAACATCATCACACAATCTAAAGATACTCTACAAATCCCATCTCGCCCCATTGAGTTTATCCGAAAATATCCTTCAATTTTTCAAGAATTTTTCCCTGCTAGCATAAACATACATCCCCATATCAAGTTAACCCCAGAAATTCTCAGTATTGACTCAGATGAAGAGCTGTTCTATCAAAGTGTGAGTTACAAAGAAGATGTTGCAGATAggcttttgaagattttgatgataggtaaaattaataaaattcctTTACATGTTATTGATAAGCTTAAATGGGATTTGGGTTTGTGTAATAATTTTGTGGATACTATAGTACCAGAATATCCGGATTATTTTCAGGTGAATAATGAGTCAATGTTGGAGTTAGTTTGTTGGAGTCATGAACTTGCTGTTTCCTTTTTGGAAAAACAAGCAGTGAAATGTGAAAGTGAGGATTTGTTAGTTAAGTTTGATTTGAAGTATTTGAatgggtttgagatggataaGAAGTATAAGAAATGGGTTGATGAATGGAAAAAATTGCCTTATATTTCGCCATATGTGAATGTAAAGAATCTTCCTGAAAAGAGTGATGAAGCTGATAAGTGGGCAGTGATAATTTTGCATGAAATTCTTAGTCTTTGTGTTGGGAAGAAGGCGGAGAAAGATAATTTGCTTTTGATAGGAGAGTATTTGGGACTTCGTTCTAGGTTTAAGAGGGCATTGTTGTTGCATCCAGGGATATTCTATGTGTCAAGTAAGATCGACACACATACTGTGGTATTGAAGGAGGGCTATAAAAGGGGAATGTTAATTCAGAAGAACTCGTTGGTAGAACTGAGGTCTAAGTATGTTTATCTCATGAACAAGGTTATGGAggataaaaaattgaaagaagtgCAGCAAAAAGGTAGTCATGATCTGAAAGAAGGTGATGCAAAGGAAACTGATGTTGAtaatgaagatgaagaagaaaaagattatGATGAGGACTCTGATGATGTGCATAATGACTACCATGATGATGAGACGGACAATGAGGCTAGAGATGTGAAGCATAGCCAAAGAGTAAACTCGAGGACAAGAGTTGATGATAGAAACTCGATGACAAGAGATGATGATAGGAAGCCTAGCCGAAGATTAAATTCGAGGACAAGAGTTGATGATAGAAACTCGATGACAAGAGATGATGATAGGGAGCCTAGCCGAAGATTAAACTCGAGGACAAGAGTTGATGATAGAAACTCGATGACAAGAGATGATGATAGGAGGCCTAGCCGAAGATTAAACTTGAGGACAAGAGTTGATGATAGAAACTCGATGACAAGAGATGATGATAGGAGGCCTAGCCGAAGATTAACCTTGAGGACTAGAGATTATGATAGGAATACTTCAGCTACCTCTCCGAGGACATCCTTGGGGAGAAATCAAAATAGAGATGTGGAAAGGCCATCAAGAAGATCGTCTTGGAGAGCAGAAAATAACAGTGAGCAAGATGCTCGATCAAGATATGGGGACAGAAAGCTTCCAATAAATTCATTGAAGACTTCGGCAGGAAGAAGTTCCAACAGAACCAACGAAAGAGTCTCTCGATCTCCTAGGAGGGTGGAGACTAATGATAATCAATATGCTCACCGGAGACCAAGTAACAAATTTGATCTTCATAGAAACCGGGGAACATCTGAACAGAGGAGGAATTCCACACCATGAAAAGCTATTCGCTCTGTGAAGGCATTGCATAATAGGCTTGCTTTTGATAGTTTTAGGTTTGTCAGTTGTCACTCACAATTGTTGGTCCTGAATCTAGAGATTATAATATTGGATGGTTAGATCCAAAAAAGAAACTGCAAAGTATTAGGTGGTAAGAAACACATGATAGTTTTCACAATTAGTGTTAAGAGTCAATTGTGAAACCAAGAAAAACACCACAAAAACCAGGCAAAGTGGGCAATGGCAGTAGCATTTAGGCTGTAAGTAGCAATAAAATCCATCATGCATCTGCAGATGGACTGTTGAGTCTAAATGGTAGTAGCGCTAGCTATATTACTTAGGGTCGTCATAGCAACGCAGCATGGTGCACCAGGAATGGGATCTGGTGTGCCATAGTTCACGAAGTTGGCGCACATTGATACCGTTGTCATTGTACTGTTTTAGTGCGAATTTGGTGCTACTGTTTTGGTGCAATTTTGGGGTCTGTTTTTGGTGTTTTTATCGTGCAGTTTTTGGTGCAGTTCCAACTCTTTTCTGGTGGTTTTGTTGGTGCAAGTCTAATGTTGTTTTAGAGGTGATTCTGATGCTACTGTTTTGGTGTAATTCCAATGCTGTTTTGatacttttttggtgtaaattTAGTGCAGTTTTGGATCTTTTCTGCTG is part of the Solanum stenotomum isolate F172 chromosome 8, ASM1918654v1, whole genome shotgun sequence genome and encodes:
- the LOC125874862 gene encoding protein WHAT'S THIS FACTOR 9, mitochondrial isoform X1 translates to MYMHFLLRRTHHHQRQQWRTLFDDALSIKHVRDRGLDHAVEREKNLKPLLNIKNLIKSEPSKSIPLNIITQSKDTLQIPSRPIEFIRKYPSIFQEFFPASINIHPHIKLTPEILSIDSDEELFYQSVSYKEDVADRLLKILMIGKINKIPLHVIDKLKWDLGLCNNFVDTIVPEYPDYFQVNNESMLELVCWSHELAVSFLEKQAVKCESEDLLVKFDLKYLNGFEMDKKYKKWVDEWKKLPYISPYVNVKNLPEKSDEADKWAVIILHEILSLCVGKKAEKDNLLLIGEYLGLRSRFKRALLLHPGIFYVSSKIDTHTVVLKEGYKRGMLIQKNSLVELRSKYVYLMNKVMEDKKLKEVQQKGSHDLKEGDAKETDVDNEDEEEKDYDEDSDDVHNDYHDDETDNEARDVKHSQRVNSRTRVDDRNSMTRDDDRKPSRRLNSRTRVDDRNSMTRDDDREPSRRLNSRTRVDDRNSMTRDDDRRPSRRLNLRTRDYDRNTSATSPRTSLGRNQNRDVERPSRRSSWRAENNSEQDARSRYGDRKLPINSLKTSAGRSSNRTNERVSRSPRRVETNDNQYAHRRPSNKFDLHRNRGTSEQRRNSTP
- the LOC125874862 gene encoding protein WHAT'S THIS FACTOR 9, mitochondrial isoform X2 — its product is MYMHFLLRRTHHHQRQQWRTLFDDALSIKHVRDRGLDHAVEREKNLKPLLNIKNLIKSEPSKSIPLNIITQSKDTLQIPSRPIEFIRKYPSIFQEFFPASINIHPHIKLTPEILSIDSDEELFYQSVSYKEDVADRLLKILMIGKINKIPLHVIDKLKWDLGLCNNFVDTIVPEYPDYFQVNNESMLELVCWSHELAVSFLEKQAVKCESEDLLVKFDLKYLNGFEMDKKYKKWVDEWKKLPYISPYVNVKNLPEKSDEADKWAVIILHEILSLCVGKKAEKDNLLLIGEYLGLRSRFKRALLLHPGIFYVSSKIDTHTVVLKEGYKRGMLIQKNSLVELRSKYVYLMNKVMEDKKLKEVQQKGSHDLKEGDAKETDVDNEDEEEKDYDEDSDDVHNDYHDDETDNEARDVKHSQRVNSRTRVDDRNSMTRDDDRKPSRRLNSRTRVDDRNSMTRDDDREPSRRLNLRTRDYDRNTSATSPRTSLGRNQNRDVERPSRRSSWRAENNSEQDARSRYGDRKLPINSLKTSAGRSSNRTNERVSRSPRRVETNDNQYAHRRPSNKFDLHRNRGTSEQRRNSTP